In one window of uncultured Acetobacteroides sp. DNA:
- a CDS encoding TonB-dependent receptor — protein sequence MEKEKRRKALSRKTLLVFLMCSFSILLYAAGGASPSSLQAQGKKGIEVKGQIKDQAGNPVIGATVYYKGAPTSGVAANVNGMFTIKCPDLKGVLVISFVGFETQEISLNGKTSFNVVLKDASKVLDEVMVVGYGQQKKVTSTGAVTGMKGDELLKSPTASLGNALAGKVTGVSSVQYTGEPGADNPELFVRGIGSLSASSSTPLVLVDGVERNFFQLDPNEIESLSILKDASATAVFGVRGANGVIIVTTKRGKQGKAQISISSSFGVQVPTQLLEFANSYQYAQYYNEALTRDGGDVTKSRFTPTVMEAFRTHSNPILYPDMDWMDYCLKDFTTQSQHNININGGIDRVRYFVSLGMTSQNGLFKTFDSSSESNYKYNRYNYRANIDFDLTKTTVMSVNIGGVVAEKNQPISGQTQEEIFRFLYRATPFSGAGIVDGKWIKTNPDYISNPGSDGLDIYYGRGYQKRVDNDLNLDFQLDQKLDFVTSGLSLKIKGAYNSTYYQNKNRSASKPYYTPVLGADGSISYRKSGDEVDLGYGENFDRGRNWYTEAGLNWKRDIGDNHLSALILYNQSKKYYPKTYTDIPSGYVGLVGRVTYDFKSKYLFDFNIGYNGSENFAPSKRYGVFPAASLGWIVSEEPFFKAQEVVNYLKFRGSYGIVGNDKIGDDRFLYLDDSYVLGGNSYNFGVNVTSNQPGAYEGKLGNKDVTWEKAVKQNYGVDMNLFNSRLKLSADFFRDDRSDILITRRTVPGYVAITLPAVNMGKVENKGCEFSVNWDDKIGKDFKYFIKGNLSYTKNKIVFSDEVLQDEAYMNRTGQSVDQPFGRVFWGFYDETAVARYEKEFNTKFPSHGITLQNGDCVYVDLNKDGVINQNDVKAIGYPNYPRFTAGLTLGFDYKDFNFSMNWAAATQVSRQLDELLRQPLGDIQNHGLLISQYENRWTEETRNSATLPRATLSTGLANNYAMSTLWLKDASYVRLKNVEMGYNITGAFVSKAKVKSLRVFVSGYNLLTFSKLKFLDPESRTNSRPTYPLMRVFSAGVKIGF from the coding sequence ATGGAAAAAGAGAAAAGAAGGAAAGCGCTCTCTAGGAAAACACTTCTTGTTTTTCTAATGTGTTCTTTTTCTATTTTGCTGTATGCCGCTGGAGGCGCTAGTCCTAGCAGCCTTCAAGCGCAAGGTAAAAAGGGAATAGAGGTAAAGGGACAGATCAAGGACCAAGCGGGGAATCCCGTTATTGGGGCCACGGTGTACTATAAGGGAGCACCAACCAGCGGCGTTGCTGCAAATGTTAACGGCATGTTCACCATCAAGTGCCCCGATCTGAAGGGCGTTCTGGTGATCTCATTCGTTGGATTTGAGACGCAGGAGATCTCGCTGAATGGGAAAACGAGCTTTAATGTCGTGCTCAAGGATGCCTCGAAGGTGCTAGACGAGGTAATGGTTGTGGGCTACGGACAGCAAAAGAAGGTAACCTCTACGGGAGCCGTAACCGGGATGAAGGGCGACGAGCTGCTGAAATCCCCAACCGCATCGCTGGGCAACGCCCTAGCGGGTAAGGTTACCGGCGTTTCTTCAGTTCAGTATACCGGCGAGCCAGGTGCCGACAACCCCGAGCTGTTCGTTCGTGGTATCGGTTCTTTGTCGGCCAGTAGCTCTACCCCTCTGGTGCTAGTTGATGGGGTTGAGCGTAACTTCTTTCAGCTAGACCCCAACGAGATCGAGAGCTTAAGTATCCTGAAGGATGCCTCTGCAACGGCGGTGTTCGGGGTACGTGGCGCCAACGGGGTTATTATTGTTACCACCAAGCGCGGAAAGCAGGGAAAGGCCCAGATCTCGATTTCTTCGTCTTTTGGCGTTCAGGTTCCTACCCAGCTGCTGGAGTTTGCCAATAGCTACCAGTACGCCCAGTACTACAACGAGGCGCTGACCCGCGATGGGGGCGATGTTACCAAATCTCGCTTTACGCCTACGGTTATGGAGGCATTCCGAACCCATTCCAACCCCATTCTGTATCCTGACATGGATTGGATGGACTACTGCTTAAAGGACTTTACCACCCAAAGCCAGCACAACATCAATATAAACGGGGGAATTGATCGGGTTCGCTACTTCGTTTCTCTCGGAATGACAAGCCAGAATGGGCTTTTCAAAACATTCGATTCCAGCAGCGAATCGAACTATAAGTATAATAGGTACAACTACCGCGCAAATATCGACTTCGATTTGACGAAAACTACCGTGATGTCGGTAAACATTGGAGGTGTTGTTGCGGAGAAGAACCAGCCCATATCCGGCCAAACGCAGGAAGAGATCTTTAGGTTCCTCTATAGGGCAACCCCCTTCTCAGGTGCAGGTATTGTGGACGGTAAGTGGATAAAAACCAACCCAGACTACATTTCGAATCCAGGATCTGATGGGTTGGATATCTACTATGGGCGAGGATACCAAAAGCGGGTAGACAACGACCTGAACCTTGACTTTCAGCTGGATCAGAAGCTGGACTTCGTAACCTCTGGGCTATCGCTAAAGATCAAAGGTGCTTACAACAGCACCTACTACCAGAATAAGAACCGATCGGCTTCAAAGCCCTACTATACCCCTGTGCTGGGAGCCGATGGCTCTATTTCGTACAGGAAGAGCGGCGACGAGGTTGACCTAGGCTATGGCGAAAACTTTGATAGGGGAAGAAACTGGTACACAGAGGCAGGGTTGAACTGGAAAAGAGACATTGGGGATAACCACCTTAGCGCGCTGATCCTTTACAACCAATCAAAAAAGTACTATCCCAAGACATACACGGATATCCCATCGGGGTACGTTGGCCTCGTTGGCCGCGTAACCTACGACTTTAAGTCGAAGTACCTGTTCGACTTTAATATTGGCTATAATGGTTCGGAGAACTTTGCTCCTAGCAAGCGCTACGGCGTATTCCCTGCCGCTTCATTGGGTTGGATTGTCTCCGAGGAGCCTTTCTTTAAGGCACAGGAGGTGGTGAACTACCTGAAATTCCGTGGATCGTACGGCATTGTTGGTAACGATAAGATCGGAGACGACCGATTCTTATACCTCGACGACTCGTATGTGCTTGGGGGCAATAGCTACAACTTTGGCGTTAACGTTACCTCCAACCAGCCTGGCGCCTACGAAGGAAAGCTCGGCAACAAGGACGTAACCTGGGAAAAGGCGGTAAAGCAGAACTACGGGGTTGACATGAACCTCTTTAACAGTAGGCTGAAGCTGAGCGCAGATTTCTTTAGGGACGATCGCTCGGATATCCTGATTACAAGAAGGACGGTTCCCGGATACGTTGCCATAACGCTTCCTGCCGTAAATATGGGTAAGGTCGAGAATAAGGGGTGCGAGTTTAGCGTTAACTGGGACGATAAGATCGGCAAGGACTTCAAGTACTTTATCAAGGGAAACCTATCGTACACCAAGAACAAGATTGTCTTCAGCGACGAAGTTCTCCAAGACGAAGCCTATATGAACCGTACCGGACAGTCTGTTGATCAGCCTTTCGGACGTGTGTTCTGGGGATTCTACGACGAAACAGCTGTTGCCCGCTACGAGAAGGAGTTCAATACTAAATTCCCATCACATGGCATCACGCTGCAGAATGGAGACTGCGTGTACGTCGACCTTAACAAGGATGGCGTAATCAACCAAAACGATGTTAAGGCTATCGGATACCCGAACTACCCTCGCTTTACTGCAGGATTAACGCTGGGCTTCGACTATAAAGATTTCAACTTCAGCATGAACTGGGCCGCTGCAACGCAGGTGTCTAGGCAGCTTGACGAGCTGCTCCGTCAGCCTTTGGGCGATATCCAAAACCATGGGCTGCTGATTTCCCAGTACGAAAATCGTTGGACTGAAGAAACCCGAAATTCGGCCACCTTACCAAGGGCCACCTTGTCCACTGGCTTGGCCAATAACTATGCCATGTCTACCCTATGGCTTAAGGATGCCAGCTACGTAAGGCTTAAAAACGTGGAGATGGGGTACAACATAACCGGTGCGTTTGTAAGCAAGGCTAAGGTTAAGTCGCTAAGGGTGTTTGTTAGCGGGTACAACCTGTTGACATTCTCTAAGCTCAAATTCCTAGATCCCGAATCTAGAACTAACAGTCGTCCTACATACCCTTTGATGAGGGTGTTTAGTGCAGGGGTGAAAATTGGGTTTTAA